TCCGTGGTTGCGTCGTAAGGcttcatgtttggaattttgaacttcgCGGGCAGTTGGTATTCCTCGATATCGAGCACAAAGGGGGAAGTAATATACCTGTCCGCTTCTGGGTCTAGAAGCAGGTCCAGTTCGTCCCGCACCTGTTGTCTCTCCCTCCGGGGGGAGAGATCTCCCCTGGGgagcctccggacgggctccgggtgttcagTTCGGGAGTTCTTGTGAGAAGGTTCCATGACCTCGACTTGCTCACGCGTGACTTCCCGGTGTGCCCGCTTGGCCCCAGTTTTGGTGGGACTCCCAGTTCGGGATTCTGACTGATCTGCTCCCTGAACCTTGGGCTCCTTGTCCTGATGACCTCCCGACTGCTCTTTGAGGTAGTTCATTATTGCCTCGAAGGTGGGCAGGTTTTCGGCCACGGTCTGAACCAGttgttcaggcgggattcgtgagggcccTGCCCCTCCTCCTCCGGGTGTTGGACCCCGAGAGGGGTTTTGGGAGCCATCACGCTCGGCCCCCTTGGACCCGCCCACATTTCTCTGCGACCTAGTTTTCGGCATGATTCGCAATGAAGTGTAACGtgtttcccacagacggcgccaattgatgcgactgccaaaaatCGCGTCCGAGCTGAGCTGATGCGGCCGACCTGGTTGGACAAATCGAGCTGGGGCCGGGCTAGGTGACCTGAGAAGAAAGAACGGAGGCGGGACTGATGTCCCTGAGAtaactccgacggtcaagttagtttgGCCGTAGAAGGATATAGTAATAGTAGAGAATACTTGTCAGCGTACCTTGCGTAACCTTGGCAGCGTAGTATATATAGGACCGGAGGAGGGATAGTTTCCTTATAGGAGTCAAAatccccttagggttcggagtcttcttagggtttcatgcGGCGGCCCCTACATGttcggaggcggcggcccatcaaGCCCATCACAGGAGGCTCCCGACACACCGAGCTGGCTTTCTTATGCCGAGCTGGCCCGTGCCAGCCTCGAGGTACCTATGGCCGACCTGCCGCGTGTGATCTGCCGACCTGACACGTGTCATGCGCGGATTTGCCCCACTACAATGAGCCATGTTGTttggtttcttcttctttttattctCAATAAAATATTATTAGTAACGATCCGGATacctctctctctcgctctctctctccATGTCCTTCCCGCCCTCTACAGGACTCGGGGCAGggacggttgcaggtgcaaccgtccctgccaattttagctcatttcAACTGCGCgtaacttttttttcacatgatgtattttcacaacagatagTGGTGGGCCCCACACTTGGCGCGAATTTCGAGTTACATGGTGTTATTTCAgccgcacaaaattttgagggccAATTTTCAGCCGCACAAATTTTTAAccgtgcagggacggtcatactgatgaccgtccctgccccaaatccCCCTCTACACGATTCTTAGAAGTGGCACACACGTTTCTTTGCGCGCATCTGTTGTTTGACTTTCTTTGccgtattttatttttgttgaaaGAAGCTTTTCTCAAGAATTTTCGGCGTTCCTTTCCTCTCCACTTTCCTTTCCTACTTCCCAAACCCGTAACTGGGCTGGGGTGGTCTGGTCGATGAAACACAACGGTGGCTGGCACtcgcaccaccaaagccatttGCTGATCTGGGTACACAGTGAGTGGATAGGGTCTCCGTCCCTCAGGTtcctttctcttctcattttctGATCTGCCTGCATTGCACTTGCTTtccgctcttttttttttattttttattatcataAATGATGCTGGTATGGTTAGTCTAGGTCCTCTAGAAGTCGGAGCTACTCTACTGTTCTTCGCGTgaatttgttccttttttttcccctttgttGGCTCAAAAATTCAGTCTTTCTCAAATCCGGGGAGGACTCGGGACTCATTACTCACGCAGGGACCGGTTTTATCCGTTTTACCCTTTCTTTGTTTCCACTTTATACACTTCCCCATTACAAGGAACTTAAGTAGAAAGAAATCTGTAGCTGATTTCTGCATTACTCGATTGCACTCCTACTCTGTTTGTTTTAGGACAAAGACTTGAATTTTGCATTGCGTGTATTCGCTGTGCAGGCTACTCTGTGAGAAACCTCTTCTTAGATTAGTTGTTGTCCACTAAAGCCCGgaggaccaaaaaaaaatcgGTTTGGGCTTTGGCAGATGACATCTACTTCCCCAACTTCTTCTCCTACTAATGCAGTCCCACCAGCTACTTCTCCTTCTAATGCTTCCGGCATTACTCCTCCCAATGTGTCACAGCAGCCTAATCCGACTCCTGATGCTCCACCTCCTTCTACCCCTTCAACCTCTTCCAGTCCGCCTCCTCAATCCCCTCCTCCAGCCCCTCCTCCCCAACCCCAATCATCACCACCACCATTATCAACACCGCCCCCTTCCCCTTCCTTACCTCCTCCGTCCCTCCCTCCCCTTCCGTCTGTGCCACCTCCTGCTACCCCCCCTCCATCTGTAAACTTATCACCCCCTCCTCCCCCACAAGCATCACCTTCCCCTCCCTTTGGCACAGCACCTCCCTCTCCAGCTCTTTCACCCTCTCCTCCTCTGCCAATTACAGTCCCATCACCATCTACCTCAGTTTCTCCACCTCCTCCCGCTATAAAGTCACCCCTCACTAGCCCTCCCTCTCCTGCATTACCTCTTCCACCACCACTTGCTTCTTCCCAGGCTCCATCCTTGTTAAATCCCCCTCCACTTTCAGTGGCGTCTCCTCCTCCCATCACCACATCTCTTATTCCACCTTCTCCCCCTGCCCCCCGGAATAATACATCCCAAGCTGATGCTCCAACTAGCTCAGCCTTACCAGCAATTCCCCCTCAGAAACCCACTGCGAGATCTACTACACCTGGTCCAAATATTACTGCAGTCACAATATCCAGAAATGGTGGGGGCATGAAGGGCGGAGTTGTCATGGCAATTGGATTTGTGGGCTTTCTGGCAATTGGTCTTGTGGTGCTTGGTGTCTGGTTGGCacgaaagcaaaagaaaaagggggccCCATTCAACATTGGGTACACAATGCCTTCTCCATATGCTTCCTCCCAAAATTCAGGTATTACTTCGACAACAACTAGACCATCTATTGTATCTTGTGTTTTTATCTTCTTATAGCCATTCATGAGCATAATTAAGTTGACCACATAGATACAACATGAAGGTCTTTCTGTTCTGTCGTTTGAAAAGAAGATTGTTACAAATGTGGACCATTTTATCAACAGAAACACTTTATAAACATCCCACATGACCTGGCCTATGAATTCGCCGCTGGTTAAGTTCCTCCTTCTGATGAATAGATGGTGGTTAGGTAATGAAAAAGAATGGTGCAAGTCATTTTGTAGACCATCACCCTGATATGGTCTTTTTAACTTTTTACTGCTTCATCTCCACTGGTTTTCTAGTGAAGTTTGATTAACAAAAATCTTTCTGTGCTTGCATCAGATTATGATATAATTTTTGGTAcatattcttttgttctttccaGATTCATCGTTTCTTAGGAATCAGCATTCAGTTCATTCTCCTCTGCATTCAGCTCACCTAGCTGGAAGTGCTTCTGGCAACAATTTCGTGTACTCTCCAGAAGCTGGGGGTATAGGCAACTCCAGGTCATGGTTCCCCTATGAAGAACTAGCTGCAGCAACAAAAG
This Coffea arabica cultivar ET-39 chromosome 3e, Coffea Arabica ET-39 HiFi, whole genome shotgun sequence DNA region includes the following protein-coding sequences:
- the LOC113737860 gene encoding proline-rich receptor-like protein kinase PERK8; translated protein: MTSTSPTSSPTNAVPPATSPSNASGITPPNVSQQPNPTPDAPPPSTPSTSSSPPPQSPPPAPPPQPQSSPPPLSTPPPSPSLPPPSLPPLPSVPPPATPPPSVNLSPPPPPQASPSPPFGTAPPSPALSPSPPLPITVPSPSTSVSPPPPAIKSPLTSPPSPALPLPPPLASSQAPSLLNPPPLSVASPPPITTSLIPPSPPAPRNNTSQADAPTSSALPAIPPQKPTARSTTPGPNITAVTISRNGGGMKGGVVMAIGFVGFLAIGLVVLGVWLARKQKKKGAPFNIGYTMPSPYASSQNSDSSFLRNQHSVHSPLHSAHLAGSASGNNFVYSPEAGGIGNSRSWFPYEELAAATKGFSENNLLGEGGFGCVYKGVLADGREVAVKQLKAGGGQGEREFRAEVEIISRIHHRHLVSLVGYCISDCQRVLVYDYVPNNTLHYHLHYESRPVMNWATRIKVATGAARGIAYLHEDCNPRIIHRDIKSANILLDDNFEAWVADFGLAKLAMELDACTHVSTRVMGTFGYMAPEYATTGKLTEKSDVFSFGVVLLELITGRKPVDASQPLGDESLVEWARPLLSQALESANFDGLVDPRLGNNFVESEVFRMIEAAAACVRHLASKRPRMSQVVRALDSISEISDITNGMKPGQSQIYDARERSAQIRMFQRMAFGSQEYSSSDFLGYSQSSCRS